The DNA window AAAAGTAGTCAGGAAATTGTAGAGTATCTTGATTTGAAAGAATTTACTTTTGGTCAAATTATACCTAGTAAAAAAGATGAAATTCAACAAGTAAGAAATAGCAAAGATATAGATATTATCAAGGTTGCAAGGCAGGATATTGATAATAAAAAAGATAGTATGGCAAAAAATCAAAATGCCATATATCTAGGTTTAGCATTTCACTATCTCTTTGAGATGACGGCTAAATTTGATGAGAGAGCGTTGTGGGTGGCAAGATCTGCTATGTTTAATAAATTTCATAAATTTCTTTCTAATGATGAGCTTGAAGAGCTATTTTTAAGAGGATTAAATTTAATAAAAGACGAGAAATTTATAGAGTTTACTACCAATAAAAAGATATATAAAGAACAGCCTTTGAAATTTAATGGCTCGTTAAAGCAGATCGATCTTATGTGCATTGATGATAATGAAATTTGTATAATAGATTATAAGACAAGCGATAATAGTATCGATGAAAACATATCTCAAATAACGAACTATAGAGATGCTATAAGTAAATTTTATCCAAATCTTAAGATAAAAGCTGTATTATTTTACGCTCTAAAAAATAAAATTCAATATATTGAAATTTAAAAACTACTTAAATTAAGGTTTGTATAAGCTATTTTTAAATAAAATCACGTTCTAAAATTATTGGCAAAGGTAAAAAAATGACACAAATAACAAAGCCAAACGAGGTTAAACGAGATTGGATTGTCCTTGATGCGGAAGGCAAGCGTTTTGGTAGATTGCTAACCGAAGTTGCGACAATACTTCGTGGCAAAAATAAACCAAATTTTACTCCAAACGTTGATTGTGGAGATTATGTTATCATCATCAACGCTTCAAAAGTAGAATTTACAGGAAATAACAAAGCCGAAGATAAGCTATACTACAGACATTCTGGCTATTTCGGAAGTACAAAAAGTGAGAAATTTGGTGATTTGGTAGCCAATAAACCTGAAAAGCTATTTAAGCTTGCAGTTCGCGGAATGCTTCCAAAGACAAAACTTGGTAGAGAGATGATAAAAAAACTAAAAGTTTATGCGGGTAGCGAACATCCTCATACAGCTCAAATCGCTAAAAAAGAAGGAAAATAATTATGGCAAAAGTTTATGCAACTGGTAAAAGAAAAACTGCTGTCGCTAAAGTTTGGATAAAGTCAGGAAGCGGCAAAATCGTAGTAAATGGAATGGATCTAAATAGCTGGCTTGGCGGACATGAGGCTATCAAGCTAAAGGTTGTTCAACCTCTTCTAGTTACTAAGCAAGAGAGCCTTGTAGATGTGACTGCTACTACTTTGGGTGGTGGATATTCAGCTCAAGCTGAGGCTTTAAGACACGGAATTTCACGTGCTTTAGCTGCAATGGACGGTGATTTTAGAGCAGTTCTTAAACCAAAAGGCTTATTAACTCGTGACTCTCGTGTGGTTGAGCGTAAGAAATTTGGTAAGAGAAAAGCAAGACGTAGTCCGCAATTCTCTAAACGTTAATATATTTTTGTGGATCTTGGTATATCTGAGATTGTATTTAGTTTAATTCTCAAGACATATAAGGCTTTGAGAATTTTCTTTGTATTTGATAAATATTTATAAGTACAAATGAAGTATTTAAATAAAATTTATTAAATATATATAAAATAATATTTATGGTTTTATTAAAAATCATAAGAAAGGATATTCTATGAAAAAGATTGCTATTGCTTTAGTTGCTGCTACAGCTTTGTTTGCTACTGATTCAGCATATAACTACGAGTTAACTCCAACTATAGGAGGAGTTCATCCAGAAGGAAATCTTGGAACAAATGAACACGTTACTATAGGCTTAAGAGTTGGAAGAAATCTTGAAAATTCATTTTTAGATCAAGTTGAGCTTGGTTTTAATTACTCAAACAATATTAAAGAGTTTGGTGTAAAAGGTAACGCTGCAAGATACTTTGTAAACGCTATTAAGGATTTTGGATTAACCAATGATTTGTCACTTTATGGACTAGTTGGCGCTGGTTGGGAAGATGTATCTGCTAAATTTGTAGATAATGAAGATGGCGGATTCGGACAATATGGTTTAG is part of the Campylobacter sp. RM16189 genome and encodes:
- the rplM gene encoding 50S ribosomal protein L13 — protein: MTQITKPNEVKRDWIVLDAEGKRFGRLLTEVATILRGKNKPNFTPNVDCGDYVIIINASKVEFTGNNKAEDKLYYRHSGYFGSTKSEKFGDLVANKPEKLFKLAVRGMLPKTKLGREMIKKLKVYAGSEHPHTAQIAKKEGK
- the rpsI gene encoding 30S ribosomal protein S9, with amino-acid sequence MAKVYATGKRKTAVAKVWIKSGSGKIVVNGMDLNSWLGGHEAIKLKVVQPLLVTKQESLVDVTATTLGGGYSAQAEALRHGISRALAAMDGDFRAVLKPKGLLTRDSRVVERKKFGKRKARRSPQFSKR